The DNA segment GGAGGGCGGGTAGAGCAACAGTGTCAGCGCCGGGGCGGGCTCTGCCTGTCTGTCGCCCGCCGCAGGCCATGCGTTCTGCAGCAGGGCCTGCAGACTGTCTGTAGGCCAGCATTCGCCTTGTGCCATGCGGCTGTGCGGCAGGCACAGGTGCAGCAGCCGCGCCGTGCCTTTGGGGTGCTGCACTTCCAGAGGGTGTTGCAGCAGCAGCACCTGGGTGGCGTGCGCCACCGTCTGCACGCATGCGCAGATGCAGGCGCTGGCAGGGCGCAGGCAGTCAGGGCACTGCGCACGGCGGGTGGAAGGGGGCGCGGTATTCACGGAACGTGGCGGGTACCAAGGGGAATGCGGCCGCAGCGGATGCCTGCGCAGCTGCCTGGCTGCAGGTGGGCGCAGTGACAGCGCGGCACGCAGCCTGCATGGTGCATGCTTCTGCGCGCCGTGCACCGGTCGGGTGGTCGGCCGACCCGCCCGGGTGCGCGGGCTGCCTGGGGGATTACAGGCGGTCCTTGTAGTAGCTGGCCTTGTCCATGTCGGCGATCTCGGCGCTCAGCTGGACCATCACGCCAGCAGGCTGGGGGACTTCGGCGCGCAGCACGGCAGCGATGGCGTCGGACAGTTCCTTCTTCACCTCGGGTGTGCGGCCCGCCAGCAGGCGCAGTTGCACGTGCACAAAGCCGCGTTGCGCAGGGTTGGTGCCGATGCGGAATTGCTGCAATGCGGCAATGCGAGCCTTGACGTCGGCTTCATCGGCGACGGTGGCGTGGCCGCAGACCACGGCATTGAGCTTTTCCAGCAGGCCTTGTTCGTTCAGGCCGGTCAGGTTGTTGCTGTATTCCACGTACAGGTGGGGCATGGTGTCTCCTCGGGCGGTGTGATGGGAAAAGGCGGCAGACCGGGCATGACCCGGTCTGCAACACTGCCGATTGTCAGGCCAAGAGCGGCCGCCACCGGGATGCCGGGGCTGAAAGCCGTTCACAGCCGGGTGCAAATCGGCTCACGCCAGGGCGGGTTCTGCGGTGGGCGCCAGCGCTGTCAGGGCGGTGAGCAGCAGCTGCACATCGGCTTCGGTGTGTGCGGCCGACAAGGCAATGCGCAGCCGTGCCGTGCCCGCGGGCACGGTGGGCGGGCGGATGGCCGGGACCCACAGACCGCGCTGGCGCAGGCCGTCCATCAGCGCCAGGGCGGCGGTATTGCTGCCCACCACCAGCGCCTGGATGGCGGTGTCCGACGGCAGCAGCCGCCAGCCGGTGTGTGCCAGCAGGGGCTGCAGCCCCTGGCGCAGCTGGGCAATGCGGGCCTGCAACTGGGTGCGCAGGCTGGTCTCGTGTTCCATCAACCGCAGGCTGGCCTGCAGCGCCCGCGCCAGCAAGGCGGGCGCGGCGGTGGCGAAGGTGTAGCTGCGTGTCTTCTGCAGCAGCCATTCCACCAGGACCTCACTGCCGGCCACAAAAGCCCCGGAGACCCCGGCCGCCTTGCTCAGCGTGGCCATGTACAGCACCCGGGGGGAGGCAGCGGCCCCCGTCAGCCCGGCGGCGGCCAGGCTGCCGCGCCCTTGCGGGCCCAGCACGCCCAGGCCATGGGCATCGTCCAGCATCAAGAGGGCATCGTGGCGTTCGCACAAGGCCAGCAGGCCGGGAATGTCGGCCACATTGCCGTCCATGCTGAACACGGCGTCGCTGACCACCAGCTTGCGCCGGCTGGTGCTGCCGGCCAGCAGCGCATCCAGCGCAGCGAGGTTGCCATGCGGATAGCGGTGGATGCTGGCGCGTGACAGCCGGCAGCCGTCGATCAAGCTGGCGTGGTTCAGGGCGTCCGAGAAGATGGCATCGCCCGCACCCACCAGCGCCGGGATCACGCTGGCATTGGTGGCAAAGCCGGCATAGAAGTACAGCGCACGCGGCAGCTGCACAAACTGCGCCAGATCGGCTTCCAGTGCGGCATTGGCCGTGCTGTGGCCGTTGACCATGGGCGAGCCGCCGGAGCCCACGCCAAAGTCCCAGGCGCCGGTGCAGGCTGCCTCGGCCAGGGCCGGGTGGCCGGCCAGGCCCAGGTAGTCGTTGCTGCAGAACTGCAGCAGGGGCTGGCCGTCCACGCGGATGTGCGCCCCCTGCAGCGGCGACACGGCACGGCGCGTGCGCAGCAGGTGCTGGGCGTCCAGCGCGGCCAGTTGCAGGGGGAGTTCGTCCAGCCAGGAACCGGTGGATGGTGCGGTGGTGGGGGTCATTGCCATTCCTGCGGGAGTTGTACGGATGCGGTGCGAGGATCGGGCCGGACCTGGTGGGGCAGGTCGGCCAGCAGCGGCGCACCCAGGCTGCCCAGTGCACGGCGCAGCGTGGCCAGGTTGTCTTCTGGGGCGAGCATGTGGGGGTCCATGCGGCTGCAGATCCAGCCGGCCAGCGGCAGGCCGCTGGCCCGGATGGCGTCGGCCGTCAGCAGCGCATGGTTCAGGCAGCCCAGGCGCAGGCCGACGACCAGCACCACGGGCAGCTGCAGCGCCACGGCCAGATCGGCAATCGACAGGCTGTCCGACAGTGGCACGCGCCAGCCGCCGGCTCCCTCCACCACCACGGCGTCGGACTGGGCGGCCAGCTGGTGGTAGGCGGACAGGATGGGGGGCAGCGTCACCTCCACCCCGGCGCGCTGGGCGGCGATATGGGGCGACAGCGGATCGGCCAACAGCACCGGGTTGTCCCAGGCAGCGGGCACTGCCAGCGTGGAGGCGGCGCGCAGGGCCAGCGTGTCTTCATTGGCCCAGCCGCCATGGCCGTCGGGCTCGGCCCCCGCGGCCACGGCCTTCATGCCGACCACGCGGGCGTGGTGGCGGCCCAGGGCGTGCAAGAGCGCGCAGCTGGCGAGGGTCTTGCCGACGCCGGTGTCGGTTCCGGTCACAAAGCAGCCGATCATGCGGCCTCCGTGCGCTGGCGCAGCGCGGCTTCCTGCTGCAAGCAGTCTTCCAGTGCCGCCAGGCTCGCGCGGCCCAGGTGGGCGATGGCGGGGGCGTCCAGCACATAGGGCGGCATGCAGTACAGCGTGCGACCGATGGGGCGCAGCAGCAGGCCGTGGCGCAAGGCCGCATGGTGGTAGCGCTGGGCAAAGTCGGGCAAGTCTGTGTCGATGTCCCAGGCCCAGACCATGCCCAGGTGGCGGGCGTGGCGCACGCGGGGGTGGGTGTTCAACGGTGCGAAGGCGGCGCTGATCTGCGCCGCCATGGCCTGGTTGGTGGTCAGCGCATCCCGCTGCGCAAACAGATCCAGTGTGGCGAGGGCAGCGCGGCAGGCCAGCGGGTTGCCAGTGTAGGAGTGGGAATGCAGGAACGCCCGTGCCGCATCGGTGCCGTAGAACGCCTGGTAGACGGTGTCGGTGGTGAGCACGACCGACAGCGGCAGCGTGCCGCCGGTCAGCCCTTTGGACAGGCAGATGAAGTCCGGCGTGATGCTCGCCTGCTGGTGGGCGAACAGGCGGCCGGTGCGGCCGAAGCCGGTGGCGATCTCGTCCACCACCAGATGCACTTGGTAGCGGTCGCACAGCTGGCGGGCCTGGCGCAGGTAGACGGCGTCGTACATCACCATGCCTG comes from the Comamonas terrigena NBRC 13299 genome and includes:
- the bioA gene encoding adenosylmethionine--8-amino-7-oxononanoate transaminase, with product MTSTLAHRSMAAVWHPCTPMQRHEAAPPLAIDRASGPWLYDTDGRRYLDGISSWWVNLFGHGHPHIRAALADQLERLDHILLAGCTHAPVVELSERLAALTGLGHASYASDGASATEIALKMSAHYWRNLGRPEKNRFVGLAGGYHGETVGALSVTDVEIFRSAYAPLTRLSATVPSPDARHALPGESAADVALRAAAALEDWLQAHHQETAALIVEPLIQCAAGMVMYDAVYLRQARQLCDRYQVHLVVDEIATGFGRTGRLFAHQQASITPDFICLSKGLTGGTLPLSVVLTTDTVYQAFYGTDAARAFLHSHSYTGNPLACRAALATLDLFAQRDALTTNQAMAAQISAAFAPLNTHPRVRHARHLGMVWAWDIDTDLPDFAQRYHHAALRHGLLLRPIGRTLYCMPPYVLDAPAIAHLGRASLAALEDCLQQEAALRQRTEAA
- the bioD gene encoding dethiobiotin synthase, translating into MIGCFVTGTDTGVGKTLASCALLHALGRHHARVVGMKAVAAGAEPDGHGGWANEDTLALRAASTLAVPAAWDNPVLLADPLSPHIAAQRAGVEVTLPPILSAYHQLAAQSDAVVVEGAGGWRVPLSDSLSIADLAVALQLPVVLVVGLRLGCLNHALLTADAIRASGLPLAGWICSRMDPHMLAPEDNLATLRRALGSLGAPLLADLPHQVRPDPRTASVQLPQEWQ
- the bioF gene encoding 8-amino-7-oxononanoate synthase, with the translated sequence MTPTTAPSTGSWLDELPLQLAALDAQHLLRTRRAVSPLQGAHIRVDGQPLLQFCSNDYLGLAGHPALAEAACTGAWDFGVGSGGSPMVNGHSTANAALEADLAQFVQLPRALYFYAGFATNASVIPALVGAGDAIFSDALNHASLIDGCRLSRASIHRYPHGNLAALDALLAGSTSRRKLVVSDAVFSMDGNVADIPGLLALCERHDALLMLDDAHGLGVLGPQGRGSLAAAGLTGAAASPRVLYMATLSKAAGVSGAFVAGSEVLVEWLLQKTRSYTFATAAPALLARALQASLRLMEHETSLRTQLQARIAQLRQGLQPLLAHTGWRLLPSDTAIQALVVGSNTAALALMDGLRQRGLWVPAIRPPTVPAGTARLRIALSAAHTEADVQLLLTALTALAPTAEPALA
- a CDS encoding 5-carboxymethyl-2-hydroxymuconate Delta-isomerase, which gives rise to MPHLYVEYSNNLTGLNEQGLLEKLNAVVCGHATVADEADVKARIAALQQFRIGTNPAQRGFVHVQLRLLAGRTPEVKKELSDAIAAVLRAEVPQPAGVMVQLSAEIADMDKASYYKDRL